From a region of the Pseudanabaena sp. BC1403 genome:
- a CDS encoding AAA family ATPase, whose translation MNTSNFEKKRDLATPAQILDYKIVETVYSGSRTLVYLAIRTYDQLPVVIKLLKSEYPTFSELVQFRNQFIIAKNFNAPGIIKTYGLEPYQNSYALVMEDFGGISLQKWTLQQKNALSLQEFLEIAIALCNTLDILCQERIIHKDIKPSNILINPATKQIKLIDFSIASILPREIKELQNANSLEGTLAYLSPEQTGRMNRGIDYRSDFYSLGITFYELLSGSLPFKSTDPMELVHCHLARVPIPVHQIATHVPLALSGIISKLMAKNAEDRYQSASGLKHDLEICLAQWQANAQVESFELGTRDLSDRFIIPEKLYGRDTEIETLLQSFERAAQGSTEMTLVAGFSGIGKTAVVNEVHKPITRERGYFIRGKYDQFQRNIPFSAFVQAFRDLMKQLLSESDAQLNIWEIEILAALSDNAQILIDVIPELTQIIGNQPSAIALSGIAAQNRFNLLMQKFVQVFATAEHPLVIFLDDLQWADSASLKLLSLLMEETKYLLIIGAYRDNEVSSTHPFMMTINEILKSRAIVNTINLQPLSLSDMNQLVADILHCELSLASPLTELVYQKTKGNPFFASQFLRTLYEDGQIKFERETGCWDADIAEIKALAITDDVVEFMAKRLQKLLLPTQNVLKLAACIGAQFNLANLVVIAEKSPEEVANDLWMALGEGLILPASDIYRFFAQSDDTLDQTQTSVNVTYRFLHDRVQQAAYSLIPDEQKAQTHLKIGQLLQANLSEIELEEKLFDVVGQLNLGKSLIEHPKEREILAQLNLKAAIKAKNSTAYNVAKMCLQSGIDLLDVGCWQSQYDLTLKLYTAYAEASYLNGNFEGMEEIAKLVLQNVQTNLDKIKIYEIQIAALSATQQMLEAIAVGRDALHQLGVLIPSEPNDALNKQILQTLAEKLQHRRIEELVNLPEMTNISTQAAMRILRSLFSPVFVGAQNLLPFLSSIMVDLSLQYGNTSASAVGYALYGFVSCALLEEVEVGYSFGKLSLAILDRFNTKEFNSMILCLFGTFIQHYKEPIRESIPILKQGYILGRETGDFNYMGYSIFNYGYTSFFSGVELGDLEVELANYSSVITEAKQYSAKGYLDLLRQMVQNLREGNGCSDCLDGDIYSETVMLPKHLQDNDSTVLFTLYFYKQLLAYHFGNYTLALECKNNAELYLLSASGTSIAAIFPFYAALTCLALCHQETEKEALLVSLQNYQDSLYQWSQNSPTNHLHKWYLVEAERQRVLGNKADAIEYYDRAITLAKENQFLNDESLANELAAQFYLDWGKEKIAQDYLTNAYYGYVRWGAIAKVQDLERQYPQLLAPILQQQISLSPTETVFAPFSLTASQTRGSQSSSTSISSTLDLESVLQASQTLSSEIQLDKLLATLLNTVLVNAGADKGVLLMLRDEQWYVEAVSTIDQPAKVQTIELSSSQEVPHSLINNVKRSLQTAVIDNATLHPSLALDAYILQQQPKSLLCTPIFQQSKLIAILYLENQIATGAFTSDRLRVIEILCTQAAISLENARLYQQSQANLAELKQAEIQLQESKDFLQLIIDNIPQSVFWKDPQSNYLGCNRLFVETVGFKSSQDIIGKTNYDMPWQKEKSDLFRESEYRILESGVAELGIVESVILDNGKQAWAEVNKIPLRDMHGTIIGILVTLQDITDRKQLEQERSRLISILEATSDIVGIADVHGRSLYLNQAGQEILEVPAGEANQFHISEVIAPAMLETFQTNIIPVAMREGIWSGEMCVRSRSGEEIPVSQVLMTHKNDQGEVEFLSTIMRDIRDLKLIQAERQRKSDALEQALQELQATQLQMIQSEKMSALGNLVAGVAHEMNNPLGFISGSLKQAKPSIADIVEHLRIYQTSLPHKNEEILEHETEIDLEYSLEDLPKMIDSMMMACDRLRNISTSLRTFSRADQDYKVPFNIHQGIDSTILILKHRLKASELHPEIEVVTNYGNLPQIKCFPGQLNQVFMNILANAIDALEESNQGRSFEEIRDNPNCITITTLLDEHLVKIIIADNGKGMDEETKQKVFEHLFTTKAVGRGTGLGLAIARQIIEEKHQGNIVVDSIPSVGTTFSISIPAIGD comes from the coding sequence ATGAATACCAGTAATTTTGAAAAAAAAAGAGATCTTGCGACCCCAGCTCAGATTCTTGACTATAAAATTGTTGAAACGGTTTATTCAGGAAGCCGTACTTTAGTCTATCTAGCTATTCGTACTTATGATCAGTTACCTGTAGTCATTAAGCTTCTTAAAAGTGAATATCCGACCTTCAGCGAACTAGTACAATTTCGCAACCAATTTATAATTGCCAAAAATTTTAATGCCCCAGGTATCATTAAAACTTATGGTTTAGAACCTTACCAAAATAGCTATGCATTGGTGATGGAGGATTTTGGGGGGATCTCCCTTCAGAAATGGACGTTACAGCAGAAAAATGCTCTCTCTTTACAAGAGTTCTTGGAGATTGCGATCGCTCTTTGCAATACCTTGGATATCTTATGTCAGGAGCGAATAATTCATAAAGATATCAAGCCAAGTAATATTCTAATCAATCCTGCGACTAAACAAATTAAGCTAATTGATTTTAGCATTGCGTCAATATTGCCAAGGGAGATAAAAGAGCTGCAAAATGCTAACTCTCTAGAGGGGACTCTTGCCTATCTCTCTCCAGAGCAGACTGGTAGAATGAATCGGGGTATTGACTATCGGAGCGACTTCTACTCGTTAGGAATCACCTTCTATGAGCTGCTATCAGGAAGTTTGCCTTTTAAGTCCACCGATCCGATGGAATTAGTCCATTGTCATTTAGCCAGAGTACCTATTCCAGTTCATCAGATCGCCACCCATGTTCCCTTGGCGTTATCAGGAATTATCAGCAAGTTAATGGCAAAAAATGCCGAAGATCGCTATCAGAGTGCTTCAGGGCTTAAGCACGATCTGGAGATCTGTTTAGCTCAATGGCAAGCTAATGCCCAAGTTGAGAGCTTTGAGCTAGGAACGCGGGATTTGAGCGATCGCTTTATTATTCCTGAAAAGTTATATGGCAGAGACACTGAAATAGAAACGCTCCTGCAATCCTTTGAAAGAGCCGCTCAAGGCAGTACCGAAATGACGCTAGTGGCGGGATTTTCTGGGATTGGGAAAACTGCGGTGGTGAATGAAGTCCATAAGCCGATCACAAGAGAACGGGGATACTTCATCAGAGGGAAATACGATCAGTTTCAGCGTAATATCCCGTTCTCCGCCTTTGTGCAAGCATTCCGAGACTTAATGAAGCAATTGTTGTCGGAATCAGATGCACAATTAAATATATGGGAAATCGAGATTCTAGCTGCATTGAGCGATAATGCCCAGATTTTGATCGATGTGATTCCCGAACTAACCCAAATTATTGGGAATCAACCCTCCGCGATCGCCCTATCAGGAATCGCTGCCCAAAATCGATTCAATCTGCTCATGCAGAAATTCGTGCAGGTTTTTGCCACAGCAGAACATCCTCTAGTCATATTTTTGGACGACCTTCAATGGGCTGATTCAGCATCTCTGAAGTTATTATCATTGCTGATGGAGGAGACAAAGTATTTATTGATCATCGGTGCATACCGAGATAATGAAGTCTCATCGACTCATCCCTTTATGATGACCATCAATGAAATTTTGAAATCTCGTGCGATCGTTAACACCATTAATTTGCAACCATTGAGTCTGAGCGATATGAATCAATTGGTTGCGGATATCCTCCATTGCGAATTGTCTTTAGCCAGTCCCCTAACAGAATTAGTGTATCAAAAGACAAAGGGTAATCCTTTTTTTGCCAGCCAGTTTCTCAGAACATTGTATGAGGATGGACAGATTAAATTTGAAAGGGAAACAGGATGTTGGGATGCCGATATTGCAGAGATTAAAGCGCTAGCTATCACTGATGATGTGGTGGAGTTTATGGCGAAGAGATTACAGAAACTACTGCTGCCAACTCAAAATGTTCTTAAACTAGCAGCTTGTATTGGAGCGCAGTTTAATTTGGCGAACTTGGTAGTTATTGCCGAAAAATCGCCAGAAGAAGTTGCAAATGACCTATGGATGGCTTTAGGAGAAGGATTAATCCTACCTGCTTCTGATATTTATAGATTTTTTGCTCAAAGCGATGATACTTTAGACCAGACTCAAACCTCTGTGAATGTGACCTATCGCTTCCTGCACGATCGCGTGCAACAAGCAGCTTATTCCTTAATTCCTGACGAGCAAAAGGCGCAAACCCATCTCAAGATCGGTCAATTACTTCAAGCAAATCTATCAGAAATAGAACTTGAAGAAAAGCTGTTTGATGTTGTCGGGCAACTGAATCTTGGGAAGTCCTTAATCGAGCATCCAAAGGAACGGGAGATTTTGGCTCAACTAAATCTTAAAGCTGCGATCAAAGCCAAAAACTCTACTGCCTATAATGTCGCAAAAATGTGTCTTCAATCAGGGATTGATTTGCTAGATGTAGGCTGTTGGCAAAGTCAATACGATCTAACATTAAAACTCTATACGGCTTATGCGGAAGCTAGTTATCTCAATGGCAATTTTGAGGGAATGGAAGAGATCGCAAAATTAGTGTTACAGAATGTGCAGACTAATTTAGACAAGATCAAAATTTATGAGATTCAAATTGCTGCCTTGTCTGCAACCCAACAGATGTTAGAGGCGATCGCTGTGGGACGAGATGCTCTTCATCAATTGGGGGTCTTGATTCCCAGCGAACCTAACGATGCTTTAAATAAACAGATTCTCCAGACTCTTGCCGAAAAACTTCAGCATAGAAGGATTGAAGAACTAGTTAACCTACCTGAGATGACGAACATTTCCACTCAGGCGGCAATGCGAATACTAAGATCGTTGTTTTCCCCAGTTTTTGTTGGAGCACAGAATTTGCTCCCTTTCCTTAGTTCTATAATGGTGGATTTATCTCTCCAGTATGGCAATACCTCTGCATCGGCTGTAGGGTATGCTCTGTATGGTTTTGTATCCTGTGCTTTGTTGGAAGAAGTAGAGGTGGGATATAGCTTTGGCAAACTGTCCCTCGCGATCCTAGATCGCTTTAATACCAAAGAGTTTAATTCGATGATTCTTTGTCTCTTTGGCACTTTCATTCAACATTACAAGGAACCAATCAGAGAAAGCATCCCCATCCTAAAACAAGGTTATATATTAGGTAGAGAAACTGGTGATTTTAATTATATGGGCTATAGTATCTTCAACTATGGTTATACCAGTTTCTTTAGTGGCGTGGAATTAGGTGATTTAGAAGTAGAGTTGGCAAACTATAGTTCGGTTATAACTGAAGCCAAGCAATATTCTGCCAAGGGTTATCTTGATCTTTTGCGGCAGATGGTGCAGAACTTGAGGGAGGGCAATGGCTGTTCGGATTGTTTGGATGGTGATATTTATAGCGAAACTGTGATGCTTCCCAAACATTTACAGGATAACGATAGCACCGTACTTTTCACTCTTTATTTCTATAAGCAGTTACTAGCTTACCACTTTGGCAATTATACATTGGCTTTAGAATGTAAAAATAATGCCGAACTATATTTGTTAAGCGCCTCAGGCACATCGATAGCTGCAATTTTTCCTTTCTATGCCGCCTTAACATGCTTAGCTCTCTGCCACCAAGAAACAGAGAAGGAGGCACTACTAGTATCGTTACAGAATTATCAAGATAGTCTATATCAGTGGTCGCAAAATAGTCCTACCAATCATTTGCATAAATGGTATTTAGTGGAAGCAGAACGCCAACGAGTTTTGGGGAATAAGGCAGATGCGATTGAATATTACGATCGCGCTATTACCCTTGCCAAAGAAAATCAATTTCTCAATGATGAAAGTTTAGCGAACGAACTGGCGGCGCAGTTCTATCTTGACTGGGGTAAAGAAAAAATTGCCCAAGATTATCTGACTAATGCCTACTATGGGTATGTTCGATGGGGAGCGATCGCCAAGGTCCAGGATTTAGAACGTCAATATCCTCAACTACTCGCGCCAATTTTACAACAACAGATATCGCTATCCCCGACTGAAACCGTTTTTGCTCCATTTTCCCTAACTGCTTCCCAAACTCGCGGTAGTCAGTCCTCCAGCACTAGTATTTCTTCTACCCTTGATCTGGAAAGCGTCTTGCAAGCTTCGCAAACCCTTTCTAGCGAAATTCAACTCGATAAACTCTTGGCTACATTACTGAATACAGTTCTAGTCAATGCAGGGGCGGATAAAGGAGTATTGTTGATGCTCCGTGATGAGCAGTGGTATGTGGAGGCAGTGTCTACAATCGATCAACCCGCAAAGGTACAAACTATCGAGCTATCTAGCAGTCAAGAAGTTCCCCATAGTTTGATTAACAATGTCAAACGTAGTCTACAAACCGCTGTTATTGACAATGCTACCCTTCATCCTTCCCTAGCATTGGATGCCTATATCTTGCAACAGCAACCCAAGAGCCTACTTTGCACCCCAATTTTTCAACAGAGTAAATTGATCGCTATTTTGTATTTGGAGAACCAAATCGCTACAGGGGCATTTACTAGCGATCGCTTAAGAGTAATTGAGATTCTCTGCACTCAAGCGGCGATCTCTCTAGAAAATGCTCGACTTTACCAGCAGTCTCAAGCCAATTTAGCGGAACTAAAGCAAGCCGAAATCCAATTACAAGAGTCGAAAGATTTCTTGCAATTAATCATCGATAATATTCCCCAGTCGGTATTTTGGAAAGATCCGCAATCAAATTATCTGGGTTGCAATCGACTTTTTGTTGAAACTGTTGGCTTTAAATCCTCACAGGATATTATTGGCAAAACTAATTACGACATGCCTTGGCAAAAAGAAAAATCCGATTTGTTTCGAGAAAGTGAGTACCGAATTCTAGAATCGGGTGTTGCCGAATTGGGGATCGTTGAATCTGTAATACTGGATAATGGCAAGCAAGCATGGGCAGAGGTGAATAAAATTCCTTTGCGAGATATGCATGGAACGATAATTGGTATTTTAGTAACTTTGCAAGATATTACCGATCGCAAACAATTAGAACAAGAGAGATCAAGGCTAATCTCTATTCTAGAAGCAACTTCCGACATTGTGGGGATTGCGGATGTACATGGTCGTAGTCTCTATCTGAATCAGGCTGGTCAAGAGATATTAGAGGTTCCTGCGGGGGAGGCAAATCAATTTCATATTTCTGAAGTCATCGCTCCTGCCATGCTAGAAACATTCCAAACAAACATTATTCCCGTGGCGATGCGTGAAGGGATATGGTCAGGTGAGATGTGTGTACGTAGTCGTAGTGGCGAGGAAATCCCTGTGTCTCAAGTTCTGATGACCCATAAAAATGATCAGGGGGAAGTTGAGTTCCTCTCGACGATTATGCGTGATATTCGTGATTTAAAACTTATTCAAGCTGAGCGGCAACGAAAATCAGACGCTCTTGAGCAAGCTTTACAGGAACTACAGGCGACCCAGCTACAGATGATTCAAAGTGAAAAGATGTCAGCCTTGGGAAATTTAGTCGCTGGCGTAGCCCATGAGATGAATAATCCTCTAGGGTTTATTTCAGGAAGCCTCAAGCAGGCCAAACCGTCGATCGCGGATATTGTTGAGCATCTGAGGATCTATCAAACAAGTTTGCCTCACAAGAATGAAGAAATCCTCGAACATGAGACCGAAATCGATTTGGAATATAGTCTTGAAGACTTACCGAAGATGATTGATTCGATGATGATGGCTTGCGATCGCCTTAGAAATATTAGTACTAGTTTAAGAACTTTCTCCCGCGCCGATCAAGACTATAAAGTGCCGTTTAATATCCATCAGGGTATTGACAGCACCATTCTCATTCTTAAACATCGTCTAAAGGCAAGCGAGCTGCACCCCGAAATTGAAGTCGTTACTAACTACGGCAATTTACCGCAAATTAAATGCTTCCCTGGACAATTAAATCAAGTATTTATGAATATTCTGGCGAATGCGATCGATGCTTTAGAAGAATCTAATCAAGGGCGCAGTTTCGAGGAAATCAGAGACAACCCAAACTGCATCACCATTACAACATTACTAGATGAACATCTTGTGAAGATTATCATTGCCGATAATGGCAAAGGAATGGATGAAGAGACTAAACAGAAAGTGTTTGAGCATTTATTTACAACAAAAGCTGTTGGACGGGGAACAGGATTAGGTTTAGCGATCGCTAGACAAATAATCGAAGAAAAGCATCAGGGAAATATCGTGGTTGATTCTATCCCTAGTGTGGGTACTACATTTTCAATTTCTATTCCTGCGATAGGTGATTAA